GGCCAAAAGCTCTGCCCCTAGACAGTGCGGAGGCACCTTGGAACTACCTGTGGCATCGCCTCGGTAGGGTAGAGAGGCCTTGGTTCGTCCTaagcctgctcgggcaccaacAGCCAACAAGCCCCCCTCGGTACACGATCGCCTTGGTGATCGACgtgaggcacaaggcgaccatgatgtggtcagcaggcgatgatgccatgacaacgaggggcctgcccgaggctaccacccacaccaagGCGATTGCTAtaacagtggggaggaccgcagtccttctcccgggccacctggccctcgagtctttagcaaggCCATCCGTGACGCTCACTTCCTAGCACAGTTTCGTCAACCGGCCAACCTGACAAAGTAcagtggcgagaccaaccccaagctatggctggccgattaccgcctagcttgtcagctaggcggcatgaacgatgacctactcatcatccgcaacctccccttgttcctgtcagactcagcgtgagccgggctcgaacacctccctccctcacagatccacaactggcgcgacttggtaaaggtcttcgtcggaaatttccagggcacatatgtgcacctcgggaactcctgggacctcaagagttgtcgccagaggtcggacgagtctctccgagacttcatccgacgcttctctaagcaatgcaccgagttgcccactGTCGGCGACTCAGAAATCATCCAGGCATTCCTCTTcagcacctcctgccgagacctggtctgagagttaggccggaacgtgccgACCTCGGTGGCCATGCTCCTCGACATTGGcaccaacttcacctcgggcaaagaggctatcggggccatcttccccaacaacgatgccaaggggaagcggagggacgaggcccccggggcctcggccccccacctcctcaagaaaaagaaaaagggtcaccaggggaagcaggaggtcctcgaggccagtCTCATCGTAGCAGCAGATcacaagaatccctgaggccctgtcagaggccccaggctcttcgattacatgctaaagaagccctacccttaccaccagggcccggtgaagcacaccctcaaagagtgcaccatgcttcaATGTTACTATGctaagctcgggctccccaacgatgatgccaagaagaagggcaCTGGCGAcagggacaacgacaaggacgacggtTTCCCTGAGGtgtacaacgccttcatgatcttcggcgggccttcagcgtgcctcatggcATGTCAGCGAAAGATGGAGCGCTGAGAGGTCTTcttggttaaggtggccactccccggtacctcgactggtcttgggaggcaatcacctttgatcgggatgaccaccccgattacgtCCCAAACCctaggcagtacccactcgtcgtcgacccaatcatcggcaacacccggctcaccaaggtgttgatggacggaggcagcagcctcaacatcctgtatGCCAACACCCTAGAACTCTTGGGGCTCGACCAATCACGGCTCCGAGGAGATGCCGCGCCCTTCCACagcatcatgccagggaaacacacgcgacccctcgggcgcatcgacttgcccgtctgctttggcactccctccaactaccacaaggaggtcctcaccttcgaggtggttgggttcaagggggcctaccatgccatcccggggtgcccgtgctacgccaagttcatggcgatccccaactacacctacctcaagctcaagatgccaggccccaatggtgtcatcactgtcgagtccacgtacgagcgtgcatacgactgcgacgtcgaatgcatcgagtatgctgaggctctcgtggaggtcgagaccctcatcatcaacctcAACTGACTTAGTAGCGAGCCGCCCAAGCCCAAGCGTCGTgccaggactttcgagcccgcggaggccgtcaagctcgtcccggttgACCCCACCTGCTCTGATGAATGGGCGCTGAGGattagcgccaccctcgacatcaaataggaagccgtgctcatcgactttctccacgcaaatgccgatgtattcgcatggagtccctcagacatgccgggcataccgagggaggtcgccaagcatgccttggacatccaggccggctttagaccggtgaagcagcgcctacgccgattcgacgaggaaaagcgcagggccatcggcgaggaggtgtagaagcttttggcggctggattcatcaaggaagtgtcccatccagagtggttagctaatcctgtattggttaagaagaaaaatgggaagtagaggatgtgtgtagactacaccggtttgaataaagcatgtccaaaagtcccattcccattacctcgaattgaccaaatcattgactccactacgggatgcgaaaccctatctttccttgatgtgtattccgattaccatcaaatcaagatgaaagaatccaaccagctcgtgacttctttcatcaccccattcagcatgtactgctatatgactatgccgttcggcctcagaaacacaggggccacataccagcgatgcatgacctaggtctttagcgagcacatcgggcgaaccatcgaggcctacatggatgacatcgtggtcaagtctagaaaggctagggatctcgtcgatgacctggagatagccttcaaatgcctcagagagaagggcatcaagctcaaccccgagaagtgtgtcttcggggtcccccaaggcatgctcttgggattcatagtcttggagcgcggcatcgaggccaacccagagaaggtctcggccgtgaccaacatggggccaatccgagacctcaagggagtgcagagggttatgggatgccttgcggccctaagccgcttcatctcgtgccttggagAAAAAGGCTTGCccttgtaccgcctcttgagaaagtccaaacgcttttcttggacccccgaagccgaagaagccctcaccaagctcaaggcactgctcaccaatcctcccatcctggtaccgccgaccaagggtgaggccctcttactctacatcgccgcatcgacccaagtggtcagcgcggccatagtggtcaagaggcaggaagaggggcacgctttacccatccaatgacctgttttcttcatcagcgaggtgctctctgagactgagacacgctacccccacatccagaagctaatctacgccatagtcttggctcgacgcaagctgcgtcactacttcgagtcccacccgttgactgtggtgtcgtctttccctctaggagagataatccagaaccgggaggcctcgggtagaatagccaagtgggttgtggaactcatgggggaagccctgtcatTTACGCCTCGAAAAGCAATCAAATcccaggtcttggctgattttgtggcagagtggaccgacacccaactgccacctgctcaaatctaggcggaatgctggaccatgtgcGTTGATAGGTCCCTAATGAAGACCAGGGTAGGCgtaggtctgctcttcatctcaccccttgaagtgcacatgcgctacatgattcggctctaCTTCGCCATCTCCAACAACGTAGCCGAATATGAAGCCCTTGTCAACGGCttgtagatcgccatcgaacttggagtacgacatCTCGACGTACAGGGCGATTCGCAGCTTGTCATTGATCAAGTGATGAAAGAGTCGAACttccatgaccccaaaatggaggtgtactgcaagttggtacgtcgcctagaagacaagttcaacggtctcaaactcaaccacattgcacaaaaattcaacgaggccgtggatgaactggcaaagaaggcatcggcatgggccccggtccccccgaacatcttcgccagagacctccacaagccttctatcgactatgcctcggtggcggaagagggcccacctcTTTCGGGTCATGGCAATCAATGCAGAACCTcccgaggccatggaaatcaatGTAGAACCTCCCGAGGCTAACCagggcacggactggcgagtctcgttccttgattgcctcgttcgaggagagcttcctgcagacaggaccaaagcccaatggcttgcgcgacaagccaaagcttacgtcctcagcaacagcgagttgtacaggcaaagcccatctagcgtcctccaacgatgcatcaccactaaGGCAgcccaagccctactttgggacttgcacgcgagggcctacgggcaccatgcagcgcctcggacgctcatcagaaatgccttccgccaagggttctactagccaatggcggttgctgacgccaccaagccgGTGCGCTCCTAcaagggatgctagtactatgcgtgGAAGacacacctcctggcccaagccctccaaaccatccccattacatggccatttgtcgtatgggggctcgacatggttgggcctctgcagaaggcccctaggggctatacccatttgctggtagcgattgataagttctccaagtggatcgagtctcgtctgatcaatcgaatcaaatccgagtaagcggtgctgttctttactgatatcatccacaggttcggggttccaaacaccattatCACCGACAATGGGAAACAATTCACCGGTCACAAGTttctgacgttttgcgacgaccaccacatccgtgtggcctggtcagccataggacaccctaggataGACAgctaagtagaacgtgccaacggcatgatcctacaagacctcaagccaagaatatacaactgattgaagaaatttggcaagaaatggcttgccgaactcccatcggtcatctggagcctaaggaacactccgagccgagccacatggttcacaccattcttcctagtctatggagccaaggccatcctccccactgacttggagtatggttccccaaggctacaggcctacaacgagcaaagcaaccgaaCTACCCGTGAACacgcccttgaccaactggaggaagcccgagatgtcatgctgctacactcggccaagtaccagcaagccctatgatgctatcaagcctggcgcattcgaagccgagacctaaaggtgggcgacctggtgctgagactaaggcagaacaacaagggccgccacaagctgaccccgccatgggaagggtcgtacatcgttgcccaagtgctaaagcctaggacctataagctagccaacgagaagggtgaaatcctcaccaacgcttggaacatagaataacTACgttgcttctacccttaaatttccaagcattatatacattgtttctcgaaatacaataaagaagcgttctttagttactctaatttttcgagaaaccccccgaacctatcgatgggggatcagcgttacgataacgctacaagggagactcggctctacctctacagaggtgcccaccatggggctcaaacaagactcggctctgcctctgcagaaccgagcctccctcgggggctagaggggggaccccccctaagtccctagcactattttttagtcattttttttgaaaaaaattctccgccaaactctctagcgtgctttgacaaatcgattgtaaaaaacctaaggactaaaagtctgtctcagggccaaaagttcggccgagccgtgagacggcctacgcctccgggctacggcaactccctcaccaccttttgcccaaggggtagcttaggctccgaggaagttttttgctagtgatatgttcagagacgagacagagggcagaggctcagaaatacaacaaaaaatgattaaaaagcatagacacataagtactttaaaaagggCCTCGACtgccacaagcgttatggtacaataatctgaatcctaatctatttacatggcccctttggcctaggtcagaACTCAGGGTCGCTAGCATCAGCGGTCAgcataggaggaaccacctcctcttcgaacagcttggccagcgctgtgctaggggcctcagccgcctccaccagcttcatgaccttggcctcggcctcctcgtcatcctcagccaagacgtaaccgtcgctgacggcctcgaggttgatgctgacgtagtgcgaggagacgctGGCTAGGGTGTGCTTGATGCTCGTATGCAGCGCCCCCCAGAGTCGCTcgtggactcggccgctcaacgcaatcaacCGGCTCTCGAGGGAGCTACCCGATTCAACCCCcccgacctctagggcctcgcaagCGGTACGGGCGGCGCTCTGTAGCGTGTCATGCTCCcggatctcggcctcgagcaccgcctgcacctcAACGGAGGCCACAGCTGTCcgagagacctccttctccaaccctgcactAAGACAAGCGagatggggttaagcacaaaaggaaataagccgaacaggggcgaagccctatgggactcacccttagCTTTCTCTTTCCAGCTTTGGACCTCGACACGAGAGGCcttggccgccctagaagcctccttctctagctctgcatcacatcagggagttaggggtcgaacgcaagaaaaacaaataaaacaaggggcgcggctcaacgggactcaccctcggccttttccttccaggCTAGGGCCTCAACCCGGGAGGCcttggccaccttgagggcctcggcCAGGGCACCTTTCATCAGTAGGTGCACGCCCTACTCCGCCCCCAACTGCCCGACGACAGCCTTGGCAGAGGCCTCCACTTGTttggcccgggacctgaaggtgtcccgatcACCGACCACCTgggtcaactcctcctccagctccttgatcctcgccgccaaaggggcggcctgctcccgaGCCGTGGCCGCCTCAGCCTTCATAttagcacagcgaaggcggaggtcctccacctccgtgttCCGCGCCGACAAATGCTCGTTGGCATTGGTGAGCAAGTCCTTCTGCCGCcagagctggtcctagacgtccctctcccaccagaggaacaacgacttcccaagggaccgagcctcgagctcctggataggcagaatgGACGTCAAGCACGGCGAGAAGATTCGGGAAAAGACGACACAGTACAAGAAAAGAAGGTGCGTACCTGGGTGACGCTGGCAGTCGTTAGCCATAATGGACAGCGCTTATCCGCAGTGACTGCTCCGCCAGACGGCGAAATTGCTCAAAGGAGTCCCAGCGCCCCCCCTTGGCCGCGTCCTCGAGGGTGGAATAGAGGctcccctcagggtcgtcctggctctgccacaagacacgtgggtgatcccacccgcgaagCTCGAGTTATACCCACACGAGgaccgagcttccctcgccagaggtcGGAGCTGGCTGCTCCATGGTGCTAGCCGCCTCGGCGTCCGCCACCTCCTGCCCTCGGGAAGTGtcgtcggaggagattgaatgaacctccaactctcgggtgctctcctgcGATGGCGGCTGGTCTTCGACCAGGGGCAGTATCAAAGCATGACCCACATCCACCGCCTCGGCCTTGGTGGTCCCGAGAGCTttggcctccgccacctcggcctcggtggtcctggacgcatcggcctccatcgcctcagccttggaggtcctaggggcctcggccTCTCCCTCAGTGGCCTTAGTGACTGAGGGTGCCTCAGCTTCATCTAACTCGTGGGCCTCAGCCTTGCAGGGcataggcgcctcctcccccgcctgCCTCGTGGCCgcctcagcagcctctccttgagcgaccggctccttcgggtcggccctggcCGACGCCACGCTGTGCtgtatggcggcttgtgcctccaccacccattgggcggtggagctggtgctcaccttgagcgccttacgggcgCCAAGACGGGCGCTTCCACCTGACGCTTCCGGCTGAAGGCAAAGAATTCATGAGGTCAGCATACGGCCAAGGAACAAGTGGAAGATGCAGCTAACTCCATTGACAAAACACTTACCCCGAATGGGGACACAATAGCTTCCGCACTGCGTCCCTCGTCCTCTGCACCGGCAGTGGCGGCGATGGTGGCACGGCCCCTGTGTCTGCCGGTGCTGGCTGGCCCTCATCGGGCTCCGGCGCCCCCTCGACCCCCGGCGGAGGTGGTTGCGTCGCCCCCGCTGCCGCTTGCTCCACCTCcgtcgtcgagcccaccgggctaacggcgcgcttccctaacgcccgtgcctcgggcatgtcggcctgAGCCCCGGGGCAGGCAATCGCCGGCCCtaaggcgtcctctcctcctcctcctagaaacGCTAGGCTACTCGCCGATGCCCCAAGTACTATCCCcctgacatcagggagatggtccagggtacCCCGCCTTGCCTCGCTCTCGTCATCATCGCTCAAGGAATCCGACAACGACGGTGACGGAGATGGCTCCACCGGGAGACAATCATGCCTTTGTTGTCGGCGATGTTTCTCCAGCTCATcgcgctcaaggttcttcctcttgcgccttgcctcttTGGTGTCCTTCTGCTTCTTCTGCCCCTCAGCATGCGCCCTATTCACCGCTCGCCGCTCTATGTCCTCAGGAACAGGTGAcga
The sequence above is drawn from the Miscanthus floridulus cultivar M001 chromosome 15, ASM1932011v1, whole genome shotgun sequence genome and encodes:
- the LOC136507763 gene encoding uncharacterized protein — protein: MTPDELIEGVRMSAIALSDKEILCRVRETVEGQLRSGGLTPFAMRPSQGYLSLGMRDVRASSSPVPEDIERRAVNRAHAEGQKKQKDTKEARRKRKNLERDELEKHRRQQRHDCLPVEPSPSPSLSDSLSDDDESEARRGTLDHLPDVRGIVLGASASSLAFLGGGGEDALGPAIACPGAQADMPEARALGKRAVSPVGSTTEVEQAAAGATQPPPPGVEGAPEPDEGQPAPADTGAVPPSPPLPVQRTRDAPEASGGSARLGARKALKVSTSSTAQWVVEAQAAIQHSVASARADPKEPVAQGEAAEAATRQAGEEAPMPCKAEAHELDEAEAPSVTKATEGEAEAPRTSKAEAMEADASRTTEAEVAEAKALGTTKAEAVDVGHALILPLVEDQPPSQESTRELEVHSISSDDTSRGQEVADAEAASTMEQPAPTSGEGSSVLVWDQLWRQKDLLTNANEHLSARNTEVEDLRLRCANMKAEAATAREQAAPLAARIKELEEELTQVVGDRDTFRSRAKQVEASAKAVVGQLGAE